Proteins encoded together in one Mycobacterium noviomagense window:
- a CDS encoding circularly permuted type 2 ATP-grasp protein has protein sequence MSLPREASPDSRSAPHDPDHLVAGYRAARLQEGLFDLGADRSAFGATGYDEFVDASGDVRPGWTELAEVIATRGRAGLARLRAAVSALVDHDGITYITIDHSHTDVHDTANPQPWQLDGLPLLISPEDWATLEAGVLQRSRLLDAILVDLYGPQRAVTGGLLPPQLLFAHPGYVRAVRGIEIPGRHQLFMHGCDVSRDQSGGFLVNADWTQAPSGAGYALADRRVVAHAAPELYERVGPRPTAPFAQALRLALIEAAPETAQDPVVVVLSPGIHSETAFDQAYLASVLGFPLVESADLVVRDGALWMRSLGTLQRVDVVLRRVDADYADPLDLRSDSQLGVAGLVEVQRRGALTVVNTLGSGILESPGLLRFLPELAQQLLGEAPLLPTAPLYWAGIDAERSHLLANLSSLLIKPTVGGRLIVGPTLSSEQRDALAARIEAAPWQWVGQELPQFSSAPTDQMAAASVGVRLFTVSQRGGYAPMAGGLGYVLAPGNEAYLLKTVAAKDVWVRPPVRAQAELTVTVPPPERPTPTPSGTRGISSPRVLSDLFWLGRYGERAESMARLLSVTRDRYHDYRSRPDTEGSECVSVLLGALRQITGADVADALAAVPRTLWSLTVDRECPGSLAQSVERLGLAARAVRDQMSNDTWMVLGGVERALAQVAAQRPNGHPADDTTLATAHALTLAGMLALSGVAAESMVRDVDWTMTDIGKRLERGLFLTALLRATLGRARSRTAEQTIVEAVLVACESSVIYLRRNLGAVSVAAVAELVLFEAENPRSLVYQLERLRANLKGLPGASGSSRPERLVDEISTRLRRLDPADLEEIAESGERGELVDLLDGMHGGLRELSRIITATQLSLPGAMHPLSGPARRRMAP, from the coding sequence GTGTCGTTGCCGCGAGAGGCGTCGCCCGATTCTCGGTCGGCGCCTCACGATCCCGACCACCTGGTGGCCGGCTACCGCGCGGCGCGCCTGCAGGAGGGCCTGTTCGACCTGGGCGCAGACCGTTCGGCTTTCGGGGCAACCGGTTACGACGAGTTCGTCGACGCCTCCGGCGATGTCCGCCCGGGCTGGACAGAGCTCGCCGAGGTGATCGCGACGCGGGGACGCGCCGGATTGGCCCGGCTGCGTGCAGCGGTCAGCGCGCTGGTCGACCACGACGGCATCACCTACATCACGATCGACCACAGCCACACCGACGTTCACGACACGGCCAACCCCCAACCGTGGCAGTTGGATGGCTTGCCGCTGCTGATCTCACCCGAGGATTGGGCCACGCTGGAAGCCGGTGTGCTTCAACGCAGCCGGCTGCTCGACGCGATACTGGTCGACCTTTACGGCCCGCAGCGCGCGGTCACCGGCGGGCTGTTGCCGCCCCAGCTGTTGTTCGCGCACCCCGGCTATGTCCGGGCCGTCCGCGGCATCGAAATACCGGGCCGGCACCAACTGTTCATGCACGGCTGCGACGTCAGCCGCGATCAATCCGGCGGGTTTCTCGTCAACGCCGACTGGACCCAGGCGCCCTCGGGAGCGGGCTATGCGCTGGCCGACCGTCGGGTCGTCGCCCACGCCGCTCCCGAGCTCTACGAGCGGGTCGGGCCGCGACCCACCGCGCCGTTCGCCCAGGCGCTGCGGCTGGCGCTGATCGAGGCCGCACCCGAAACCGCCCAGGACCCGGTGGTGGTCGTGCTGAGCCCGGGCATCCACTCCGAAACCGCGTTCGACCAGGCCTACCTGGCATCGGTGCTGGGCTTTCCGTTGGTGGAAAGCGCCGATCTGGTGGTGCGTGACGGCGCGCTGTGGATGCGGTCGCTGGGCACGCTGCAACGCGTCGACGTGGTGTTGCGCCGGGTCGACGCCGACTACGCCGATCCGCTGGACCTGCGCTCAGATTCGCAGCTGGGGGTGGCGGGACTGGTCGAGGTACAGCGGCGCGGCGCGCTGACCGTGGTCAACACGCTCGGCAGCGGAATCCTGGAAAGCCCTGGGCTGCTTCGGTTTTTGCCTGAGCTGGCCCAGCAGCTGCTCGGCGAAGCACCGCTGCTGCCCACCGCGCCGCTGTACTGGGCCGGTATCGATGCCGAGCGCTCGCATCTGCTGGCAAACCTGTCGTCGCTGCTGATCAAGCCGACGGTCGGGGGGCGGCTCATCGTCGGGCCCACACTGTCGTCAGAGCAACGTGACGCGCTGGCCGCGCGCATCGAAGCGGCGCCGTGGCAGTGGGTCGGCCAGGAACTGCCGCAGTTCTCCTCGGCGCCGACCGACCAGATGGCGGCAGCTAGCGTCGGCGTGCGGTTGTTCACCGTGTCCCAACGCGGCGGATATGCGCCGATGGCGGGCGGACTGGGCTACGTGCTGGCACCCGGCAACGAGGCCTATTTGTTGAAAACTGTTGCAGCCAAGGATGTTTGGGTGCGCCCGCCGGTACGCGCACAGGCGGAGCTGACGGTGACGGTGCCCCCGCCGGAGCGACCCACGCCGACGCCAAGCGGCACCCGCGGTATCAGCTCGCCGCGCGTGCTGTCCGACCTGTTCTGGTTGGGCCGCTACGGCGAACGCGCCGAAAGCATGGCCCGGCTGCTCTCCGTTACCCGCGATCGCTACCACGACTACCGCTCACGGCCGGATACCGAAGGCAGCGAATGCGTATCGGTGCTCTTGGGCGCGCTTCGGCAGATCACCGGCGCCGACGTTGCCGACGCCCTCGCGGCTGTGCCTCGCACCCTGTGGTCGCTGACCGTCGACCGGGAGTGCCCCGGGTCGCTGGCCCAGTCGGTCGAGCGGCTGGGGCTGGCGGCGCGCGCGGTACGCGACCAGATGTCCAACGACACGTGGATGGTGCTCGGCGGGGTGGAGCGCGCGCTGGCGCAGGTCGCCGCCCAGCGGCCAAACGGTCATCCCGCCGACGACACCACGCTCGCGACCGCGCACGCCTTGACCCTGGCGGGCATGCTGGCGCTGTCGGGGGTGGCCGCGGAGTCGATGGTGCGCGACGTCGACTGGACCATGACCGACATCGGCAAGCGGCTCGAGCGCGGCCTGTTTCTCACCGCGCTGCTGCGCGCCACGCTGGGCCGGGCCCGCAGCCGTACCGCTGAGCAAACGATCGTCGAGGCGGTGCTGGTGGCGTGCGAGTCGTCGGTGATCTACCTTCGGCGCAATCTGGGCGCCGTTAGTGTTGCCGCTGTGGCCGAGTTGGTGCTCTTTGAGGCGGAAAACCCGCGCTCGCTGGTGTATCAGCTGGAGCGGCTGCGGGCGAACTTGAAGGGACTGCCTGGGGCGTCGGGCTCGTCACGGCCCGAACGTCTGGTCGACGAGATCAGCACCCGGCTGCGCCGGCTCGACCCGGCCGACCTGGAGGAAATCGCCGAGTCGGGGGAGCGCGGCGAGCTGGTCGACCTGCTCGACGGCATGCACGGCGGACTGCGGGAATTGTCCCGGATCATCACGGCCACTCAGCTGTCGCTGCCCGGCGCGATGCACCCTCTGTCCGGCCCGGCCCGTCGCCGGATGGCGCCGTGA
- a CDS encoding DUF1501 domain-containing protein: protein MPELSRRKFLIASAGVGAAGLLSGTVAITWNDLHRAAHERPLADGSGILVIVTLYGGNDGINTVIPYADNAYHDARPELAYAPGDVLHLDEQLGLNPALKGLAQTWRDKKLAIVRGVSYPKPDHSHFRSMDIWQTASPAEPVPTGWIGRWLDATGDDPLRAVNIGPVLPPLAVGEKCTAAALSPTAATESADWFTDTMDALGVDDPGDTPAMSAVCAAYRAARTADTTLGKVKTSGKKGLAAQLAMVAAAVRAAVPTRVYTVALGGFDTHADERETQQRLLQTFDEALTPFLAEVAGDRYGKNVVVLAYSEFGRRVAANASQGTDHGTAGPVFVAGAPVRGGFYGDEPSLTDLDNGDLKATTDFRDVYYELLSTTLRTDPTPSVGTGRKPLGFL, encoded by the coding sequence ATGCCCGAACTCAGCCGCCGAAAGTTTCTGATCGCCAGCGCCGGTGTCGGCGCGGCCGGCCTGCTGTCCGGCACGGTCGCGATCACCTGGAACGACTTGCATCGCGCCGCACATGAGCGGCCGCTGGCTGACGGCAGCGGGATCCTGGTGATCGTGACGCTCTACGGCGGAAACGACGGCATCAACACCGTCATCCCTTACGCGGACAACGCCTATCACGACGCTCGCCCCGAACTCGCCTACGCGCCAGGCGATGTGCTGCACCTAGACGAGCAGCTGGGACTCAACCCTGCTCTCAAGGGGCTGGCTCAAACGTGGCGCGACAAGAAATTGGCCATCGTGCGTGGCGTGAGCTACCCCAAGCCGGACCACAGCCACTTCCGGTCGATGGATATCTGGCAGACCGCTTCACCCGCCGAACCGGTGCCGACCGGCTGGATCGGGCGCTGGCTTGACGCCACCGGTGACGACCCGCTGCGCGCCGTCAACATCGGGCCGGTGCTGCCGCCGCTGGCGGTCGGCGAGAAGTGCACGGCCGCTGCGCTTTCCCCAACTGCCGCAACGGAATCCGCTGACTGGTTCACGGACACGATGGACGCCCTGGGCGTCGACGACCCAGGCGACACACCGGCCATGTCCGCGGTATGCGCCGCCTACCGCGCCGCTCGCACCGCCGACACGACGTTAGGCAAGGTCAAGACCTCCGGTAAGAAAGGGCTCGCGGCCCAGCTCGCCATGGTGGCGGCCGCCGTGCGCGCCGCGGTGCCGACGCGGGTCTACACGGTGGCGCTGGGCGGTTTCGACACCCACGCCGACGAGCGGGAAACCCAGCAGCGCCTGCTGCAGACCTTCGACGAAGCGCTCACTCCGTTCCTTGCCGAGGTGGCCGGCGACCGCTACGGCAAGAACGTCGTCGTGTTGGCGTACTCGGAATTCGGCCGCAGGGTCGCCGCCAACGCATCGCAGGGCACCGACCACGGCACCGCCGGGCCGGTATTCGTCGCGGGCGCACCGGTCAGGGGCGGCTTCTACGGCGACGAACCCAGCCTGACCGACCTCGACAACGGCGACCTGAAAGCCACGACGGATTTCCGCGACGTCTACTACGAGCTGCTATCGACGACGCTGCGCACCGATCCCACGCCGTCCGTCGGCACCGGCCGCAAGCCGCTCGGCTTTCTGTAG
- a CDS encoding DUF1800 domain-containing protein, giving the protein MLRRAGFGVSGPQVDAVAAGDWSSYVEKALGSNADADPGAAATPIPTFPLPSRPGKDAAVAERKQYNRQLSEQMAQLSQWWLRRMVAVEQPIHEKLTLLWHNHFATSAQKVRIAGYMAAQNQKLRSLAFGDFRTLAYAMLTDAAMLRWLDGQTNTAKAANENLAREFMELFALGHGNGYTEADVRAGARALTGWVIEKNGNTTMLPRRHDRSTKTILGATANFDVAGFCDTVLAQPNSPRYVAGRLWQQLASDDPPPAPTLDRLVSAYGSGRDLRALTRAILTDDEFTGARGAVVNTPVEWLVGVIRTLRVALDPPKRLTTLDATLKALGQRPFYPPDVGGWPHGRVWLSTASAGLRLRAATNLARAGDLSTIENASAGERVDAVGYLIGVGAWSNRSVAGLKPLVRKPVQLVAAAVNTPEYLTS; this is encoded by the coding sequence ATGCTGCGGCGGGCCGGATTCGGGGTGAGCGGCCCACAAGTCGACGCGGTGGCCGCTGGAGACTGGTCGTCCTACGTCGAGAAGGCTCTCGGCTCGAACGCCGACGCCGATCCCGGAGCGGCGGCGACCCCCATCCCGACGTTTCCGTTGCCTTCTCGGCCAGGGAAAGACGCGGCGGTGGCCGAGAGAAAGCAGTACAACCGCCAGCTATCCGAGCAGATGGCGCAGCTTTCCCAATGGTGGCTCCGTCGCATGGTCGCCGTCGAGCAGCCCATTCACGAGAAGCTAACATTGTTGTGGCACAACCACTTTGCTACCTCAGCGCAGAAGGTCCGGATTGCCGGCTACATGGCGGCGCAAAACCAGAAGCTGCGCAGCCTTGCGTTCGGTGATTTTCGGACCCTGGCTTACGCGATGCTGACCGACGCCGCGATGTTGCGTTGGCTCGACGGGCAGACCAACACCGCGAAGGCCGCCAACGAGAACCTCGCCCGCGAATTCATGGAGCTGTTCGCGCTCGGCCACGGCAACGGCTACACCGAAGCCGACGTGCGGGCGGGCGCTCGCGCTTTGACCGGATGGGTCATCGAGAAAAACGGCAACACGACGATGCTGCCCAGACGCCACGACCGCAGCACCAAGACCATCCTGGGCGCCACCGCCAACTTCGACGTGGCGGGATTCTGCGACACCGTACTGGCCCAACCCAACTCGCCGCGATACGTCGCCGGACGATTATGGCAGCAGCTTGCCTCCGACGACCCGCCGCCGGCGCCGACGCTCGACAGGCTGGTCAGCGCCTACGGCTCCGGACGTGACCTGCGGGCCCTGACCCGGGCGATCCTCACCGACGACGAATTCACCGGCGCACGGGGCGCCGTCGTCAACACTCCGGTCGAATGGTTGGTGGGAGTAATCCGCACGCTGCGGGTTGCCCTGGACCCGCCAAAACGGCTGACGACCCTCGATGCAACGTTGAAAGCGCTGGGGCAGCGGCCGTTCTACCCGCCCGACGTGGGCGGCTGGCCGCACGGGCGGGTGTGGCTGTCGACCGCGAGCGCAGGGCTGCGGTTACGCGCCGCAACCAACCTGGCCCGTGCCGGCGACCTGTCGACCATCGAAAACGCCTCTGCGGGTGAGCGTGTCGACGCGGTGGGCTACCTCATCGGTGTCGGCGCATGGTCAAACAGGTCCGTCGCCGGGCTCAAGCCGCTGGTGCGCAAGCCTGTGCAGTTGGTCGCCGCCGCGGTCAACACACCCGAGTACCTGACCTCCTAG
- a CDS encoding SDR family NAD(P)-dependent oxidoreductase, whose amino-acid sequence MTDLAVYGPWAVIAGGSEGVGAEFARQLAAAGYAAEGARVVVAELDPAAGQAVAEAIGGVFVATDVANRADLENAVQTALSEYGSIDIVVNNAWGGGSIGRVENKTDEQLAQGIAVGYYGPFWAMRAAFPYMKARSWGRVINMCSLNGVNAHMGSLEYNAAKEALRALTRTAAREWAPTGVTVNAICPAAKSQAFFRAVGQYPGLEAMADAANPMGRLGDPYDDIAPVAVFLASEGCGYLTGNTPFVDGGSHINGVAWAPDLDAEQPN is encoded by the coding sequence GTGACTGACCTTGCTGTATACGGGCCGTGGGCCGTGATTGCCGGCGGATCGGAAGGCGTGGGCGCCGAATTCGCCCGACAGCTCGCCGCAGCCGGCTATGCGGCCGAAGGCGCTCGCGTCGTGGTCGCCGAACTCGATCCGGCCGCGGGCCAGGCCGTCGCCGAAGCGATCGGCGGAGTTTTCGTCGCCACCGACGTCGCCAACCGCGCTGACCTCGAAAACGCCGTGCAGACAGCGCTTTCCGAATACGGATCAATCGACATCGTGGTGAACAACGCGTGGGGCGGAGGTTCCATCGGCCGCGTCGAGAACAAGACCGACGAGCAACTGGCACAGGGCATCGCGGTCGGCTACTACGGCCCCTTCTGGGCGATGCGGGCCGCATTTCCCTACATGAAGGCACGCAGTTGGGGACGGGTGATCAACATGTGCAGCCTCAACGGCGTCAACGCACACATGGGATCGCTGGAATACAACGCCGCGAAAGAGGCGCTGCGTGCACTGACCCGCACCGCCGCTCGCGAATGGGCGCCCACCGGCGTCACCGTCAACGCCATCTGCCCGGCGGCCAAGAGCCAGGCCTTTTTTCGCGCCGTCGGGCAATACCCGGGGCTGGAGGCAATGGCGGATGCGGCCAACCCGATGGGCCGCCTCGGCGACCCCTACGACGACATCGCGCCGGTCGCAGTGTTTTTGGCCAGCGAAGGCTGCGGCTATCTCACCGGAAATACGCCGTTCGTGGATGGCGGCAGCCACATCAACGGCGTCGCCTGGGCGCCCGACCTCGATGCCGAGCAGCCGAATTAA
- a CDS encoding esterase/lipase family protein, with amino-acid sequence MQRQEIRSLADLAGEGSRVVTNVVRDMHDGISRRVFGAIGPAAKPVRVVHDTVAAMTYYAVDRAVRASLDGAGAVAAEVYGRDEDDTVQSHLPIARAVAALNGIYGDELVNRGNTFGLRMQIRRHGKPVDLTAASIAAAFPKATGRIVVFVHGWCLTERSWWRQPRTGESRRPYGARLRGELGFTPVYLRYNTGLHISQNGRALADLLNRLLALWPTAVDEIALVGHSMGGLVVRSACHYGAQQQHDWPDLVRHVVCLGSPHLGADLEKGVNVASWALSQLPETRALAAFLNARSDGVKDLRFGALLDEDWSQCDPDEFLRDRCHEVPFLPGAVYHFVATTAAPRAVGMLLGDRLVRAHSASGRGRSRQIPFEPAHGLTLTGLHHFDLLNHPEIYAKLRYWLTQPAISQTGA; translated from the coding sequence GTGCAGCGACAGGAAATCCGTTCATTGGCCGACCTTGCCGGAGAAGGCTCGCGGGTGGTCACCAATGTGGTGCGCGACATGCACGACGGGATCTCCCGTCGCGTTTTCGGCGCGATCGGACCGGCGGCGAAACCGGTCCGGGTCGTTCACGACACCGTCGCCGCGATGACGTATTACGCCGTCGACCGAGCCGTGCGGGCATCACTTGACGGCGCCGGCGCGGTGGCGGCCGAGGTGTACGGCCGCGACGAGGACGACACCGTCCAATCACATCTCCCGATCGCCAGGGCGGTCGCGGCGCTGAACGGAATCTATGGCGACGAGCTGGTCAACCGCGGCAACACGTTCGGGCTGCGCATGCAGATCCGCCGCCACGGCAAGCCCGTTGACCTGACCGCCGCATCGATCGCCGCGGCGTTCCCGAAGGCCACCGGTCGCATCGTGGTGTTCGTCCACGGCTGGTGTCTGACCGAGCGATCGTGGTGGCGCCAGCCGCGCACCGGGGAAAGTCGGCGCCCCTACGGAGCGCGGCTGCGCGGCGAGCTCGGGTTCACGCCCGTCTACCTCCGCTATAACACCGGCCTGCACATCTCACAGAACGGACGAGCCCTCGCCGACCTGCTGAACCGGCTGCTTGCGCTGTGGCCGACCGCGGTGGACGAGATTGCGCTGGTGGGCCATTCGATGGGTGGGCTGGTGGTGCGCAGCGCCTGCCACTACGGCGCCCAGCAGCAGCACGACTGGCCCGACCTGGTGCGCCATGTGGTCTGCCTGGGCTCACCGCATTTGGGCGCCGATCTGGAAAAGGGCGTCAACGTCGCGTCATGGGCGCTGTCCCAACTACCCGAAACACGAGCGCTGGCTGCGTTTCTCAACGCCCGCAGCGACGGCGTCAAGGACCTGCGGTTCGGCGCACTGCTCGACGAGGACTGGAGCCAGTGCGATCCCGACGAGTTCCTGCGCGACCGCTGCCACGAGGTGCCGTTCCTCCCCGGCGCGGTTTACCACTTCGTCGCGACCACGGCGGCGCCCCGGGCGGTCGGGATGCTGCTCGGCGACCGCTTGGTGCGCGCACACAGCGCTTCCGGGCGCGGCCGCTCGCGACAGATTCCGTTCGAACCGGCACACGGGCTCACCCTGACCGGCCTGCACCACTTCGACCTGCTCAACCACCCGGAGATCTACGCGAAGCTGCGCTACTGGCTCACTCAGCCGGCGATCAGCCAGACCGGGGCGTAG
- a CDS encoding transglutaminase family protein, with the protein MTSTAGPGTRRYRVTHRTEYRYSDVVTSSYGRGFLTPRDLPGQRCLAHELRIEPAPADSSTSRDVYGNVSCYFHVTEPHRTLTVTSESVVEVDPPPAELYANGSARAPWERARPTGPEGALATEFTLDLDPPEITDEVRDYAAPSFAAGRPLIDVLRDLASRIHADFTYRSGSTTVSTGVHEMLVAREGVCQDFTRLAIACLRANGLAASYVSGYLATDPPPGKERMVGIDASHAWAAVWTPENRWLGMDPTNDQMVDECYIVVGVGRDYADVPPLRGIIYTNSENSEIDVAVDVVPCADGVLHA; encoded by the coding sequence GTGACGTCGACGGCTGGCCCTGGCACGCGCCGCTACCGCGTCACCCACCGCACCGAATACCGCTACTCCGACGTGGTGACCAGCTCCTACGGGCGGGGCTTTCTCACCCCGCGCGACCTGCCCGGGCAGCGCTGTCTGGCCCACGAGCTGCGCATCGAGCCCGCGCCCGCCGACAGCTCCACCAGCCGCGACGTCTACGGCAACGTCAGCTGCTATTTCCACGTCACCGAGCCGCACCGCACCTTGACCGTCACCAGCGAGTCGGTCGTCGAGGTCGATCCGCCGCCCGCCGAGCTGTACGCCAACGGATCGGCGCGCGCCCCGTGGGAGCGCGCCCGCCCCACGGGGCCGGAGGGTGCGCTCGCCACCGAGTTCACGCTCGACCTGGACCCTCCGGAGATCACCGACGAAGTACGCGACTATGCCGCCCCCAGCTTCGCTGCCGGGCGTCCGCTGATCGACGTGCTGCGCGACCTGGCGTCGCGCATCCACGCCGACTTCACCTACCGCTCCGGCTCGACCACTGTGTCGACCGGTGTGCACGAGATGCTGGTGGCGCGCGAAGGTGTCTGCCAGGACTTCACCCGGCTCGCGATCGCCTGCCTGCGCGCCAACGGGCTGGCCGCCAGCTACGTGTCGGGGTATCTGGCCACCGACCCGCCGCCGGGCAAGGAACGGATGGTCGGCATCGACGCCAGCCACGCGTGGGCGGCGGTGTGGACACCGGAAAACCGTTGGCTGGGAATGGATCCCACCAACGACCAGATGGTCGACGAATGCTACATCGTGGTCGGTGTGGGCCGCGACTACGCCGACGTGCCGCCCCTGCGCGGCATCATCTACACCAATTCGGAGAACAGCGAGATCGATGTCGCTGTCGACGTAGTGCCGTGCGCGGACGGAGTGCTGCATGCGTGA
- a CDS encoding zinc-binding metallopeptidase family protein: protein MRDFVCPNCGQRLTFENSICLSCGAALGFSLDDMALLVITDDADVEHPGAVSSREYQLCANMHLAECNWLVRVDQGGLCVSCALTRCRPNDSDTKALAAFARAERAKRRLIAELCELKLPIIGRDRDPDYGLAFDLLSSEQEQVMTGHHNGVITLDLAEGDDVHREQLRVEMGEPYRTLLGHFRHEIGHYYFYRLVDTSPDYLARFRELFGDPDADYQAALDRHYRDGAPAGWEKRFVSSYATMHPSEDWAETFAHYLHIRAALDTCASCGLAPAAATFAQPPLGPSAFRTIIEMWLPLSWSLNMVNRSMGRDDLYPFVLPAPVLDKMGFIHTVIDEVTRAR, encoded by the coding sequence ATGCGTGACTTCGTGTGCCCCAACTGCGGTCAACGCCTGACGTTCGAAAACTCGATATGCCTGTCGTGCGGTGCGGCCCTGGGGTTCTCGCTCGACGACATGGCGCTGCTGGTGATCACCGACGACGCCGACGTCGAGCACCCCGGTGCGGTCAGTTCCCGCGAGTATCAGCTGTGCGCCAATATGCATCTGGCGGAATGCAATTGGCTAGTTCGCGTGGACCAGGGTGGACTCTGCGTCTCCTGCGCGCTGACCCGCTGCCGGCCCAACGACTCGGACACCAAGGCGCTGGCGGCGTTCGCGCGCGCCGAGCGGGCCAAACGACGGCTGATCGCCGAGCTGTGCGAGCTCAAGCTGCCGATCATCGGACGCGACCGCGACCCCGACTACGGGCTGGCGTTCGATCTGCTCTCCAGCGAACAAGAACAGGTGATGACCGGCCACCACAACGGCGTCATCACTTTGGATCTGGCCGAGGGCGACGACGTGCACCGCGAGCAGCTGCGCGTCGAGATGGGGGAGCCGTACCGCACGCTGCTCGGGCACTTCCGCCACGAGATCGGCCACTACTACTTCTACCGGTTGGTCGACACGTCACCGGATTACCTTGCCCGGTTTCGGGAGCTGTTCGGTGATCCCGACGCCGACTACCAGGCCGCCCTCGACCGGCATTACCGCGACGGTGCACCCGCCGGCTGGGAAAAGCGGTTCGTGTCGTCGTATGCGACCATGCACCCCAGCGAGGACTGGGCCGAAACCTTCGCCCACTACCTGCACATCCGCGCCGCGCTCGATACCTGCGCCTCCTGCGGGCTTGCTCCCGCCGCCGCCACCTTCGCGCAGCCGCCGCTGGGGCCCAGCGCATTTCGCACGATCATCGAGATGTGGCTGCCGTTGTCGTGGTCGCTGAACATGGTGAACCGCTCGATGGGCCGCGACGACCTTTACCCGTTCGTGCTGCCGGCTCCGGTGCTGGACAAGATGGGGTTCATCCACACCGTCATCGACGAGGTGACCCGCGCGCGTTAA
- a CDS encoding replication-associated recombination protein A: MSDGLFDLPGAPSFTDRDPAASAAAPLAVRMRPATLDEVVGQDHLLQPGSPLRRLVEGSGVASVILYGPPGSGKTTLAALISQATGRRFEALSALSAGVKEVRAVIDVARRAAAHGEQTVLFIDEVHRFSKTQQDALLSAVENRVVLLVAATTENPSFSVVAPLLSRSLILQLRPLSGDDVRAVVQRAIDDPRGLGGRVQVDSDAVDLLVRLAAGDARRALTALEAAAEAGEQVTVEAIERSLDKAAVRYDRDGDQHYDVISAFIKSVRGSDVDAALHYLARMLVAGEDPRFIARRLMILASEDIGMADPTALHTAVAAAQTVQLIGMPEAQLTLAHATVHLATAPKSNAVTTALAAAMDDIKAGKAGLVPAHLRDGHYSGAAALGNAMGYRYSHDDPDGVVAQQYPPNELVGVDYYRPTGHGKERDIAGRLERLRAIIRGKRQGGS; encoded by the coding sequence GTGTCCGACGGTCTCTTCGACCTGCCCGGTGCGCCCAGCTTCACCGACCGCGACCCAGCTGCTTCGGCCGCGGCGCCGCTGGCGGTGCGGATGCGCCCGGCCACCCTTGACGAGGTGGTCGGGCAGGACCACCTGCTGCAGCCCGGGTCGCCGCTGCGCCGCCTGGTCGAGGGCTCCGGGGTGGCGTCGGTCATCCTCTACGGCCCGCCGGGAAGCGGCAAGACGACGCTGGCCGCGCTGATCTCACAGGCGACCGGACGCCGGTTCGAGGCGCTCTCGGCGCTGTCGGCCGGTGTCAAAGAGGTCCGGGCCGTCATCGATGTCGCGCGAAGGGCCGCCGCGCATGGCGAACAGACGGTGCTGTTCATCGACGAGGTGCACCGGTTCTCCAAGACCCAGCAAGACGCGCTGCTGTCGGCGGTGGAAAACCGGGTGGTGCTGCTGGTGGCCGCGACCACCGAGAACCCGTCGTTCTCGGTGGTGGCCCCGCTGCTGTCGCGGTCCCTGATCCTGCAGCTGCGGCCGTTGAGCGGCGATGACGTGCGCGCCGTGGTTCAGCGGGCGATCGACGACCCGCGTGGCCTGGGCGGGCGGGTTCAGGTCGACTCCGACGCCGTCGACTTACTGGTGCGGCTGGCCGCCGGTGATGCCCGGCGTGCGCTGACCGCGCTGGAGGCGGCAGCGGAGGCGGGGGAGCAGGTCACCGTCGAGGCGATCGAACGCTCCCTGGACAAGGCCGCGGTGCGCTACGACCGCGACGGCGATCAGCACTACGACGTGATCAGCGCGTTCATCAAGTCGGTGCGCGGCTCGGACGTGGACGCCGCACTGCACTACTTGGCGCGGATGCTGGTCGCCGGCGAAGACCCGCGGTTCATCGCCCGTCGCCTGATGATCCTCGCCAGCGAAGACATCGGCATGGCCGATCCGACCGCGCTGCACACGGCGGTGGCCGCCGCGCAGACCGTGCAGCTGATCGGCATGCCCGAAGCCCAGCTGACGCTGGCGCACGCGACCGTGCATCTGGCCACCGCACCCAAGTCCAACGCGGTGACCACTGCTTTGGCGGCGGCGATGGACGACATCAAAGCGGGCAAGGCCGGCCTGGTGCCGGCACACCTGCGCGACGGCCACTATTCGGGCGCCGCGGCGCTGGGCAACGCGATGGGCTACCGCTACTCCCACGACGACCCCGATGGCGTTGTGGCGCAACAGTATCCGCCCAACGAGCTGGTCGGCGTCGACTACTACCGCCCGACCGGGCACGGCAAGGAACGCGACATCGCCGGCCGACTGGAGCGGCTGCGGGCGATCATCCGCGGCAAGCGACAGGGAGGATCATGA